The following are encoded in a window of Sutcliffiella horikoshii genomic DNA:
- a CDS encoding class I SAM-dependent rRNA methyltransferase produces MRQLLTLKVKNKFSKPYKNGYPLISKQSLINGNDLKEEGTLVKLVDEQNNFLGKGYYGNQNKGYGWIVSKDSNEEMDIPFFKRALQKAVNKRSDLMKAEDTTAFRLFNGEGDGIGGFTIEYFDGYLVINWYSKGIYSFSKEILEAIEGVINYKGIYEKKRFNTDGQYVEDDDFVKGERAPSPVIIKENGVNFAVHLNDGAMVGVFLDQREVRKTIRDKYAKGKTVLNTFSYTGAFSVYAALGGAVKTTSVDLAKRSLPKTTEQFNVNNIDEKTQSILVEEVFHYFKYAKKKNLKFDIVIMDPPSFARSKKVTFRAEKDYTSLVSDAIAITEKDGLIVASTNAATFGMDNFKGFIDQAFKENKVKYKIVEEFSLPSDFATIKEFKEGNYLKVLFIKRIG; encoded by the coding sequence ATGCGACAGCTACTAACACTTAAAGTGAAAAATAAATTCTCCAAACCATACAAAAATGGCTACCCACTTATCTCTAAACAATCCCTCATTAACGGCAATGACCTAAAAGAAGAGGGCACACTCGTAAAGCTGGTAGACGAACAGAACAACTTCCTCGGCAAAGGCTACTACGGTAACCAAAATAAAGGATACGGCTGGATTGTCAGCAAAGATTCCAACGAAGAAATGGACATTCCTTTCTTCAAACGTGCGCTTCAAAAAGCTGTAAACAAACGTTCCGACCTTATGAAAGCAGAAGACACCACTGCTTTCCGCCTTTTTAACGGAGAAGGCGACGGAATCGGCGGCTTTACGATTGAATACTTTGACGGCTATCTAGTGATTAACTGGTACAGCAAAGGAATCTACTCCTTCAGTAAGGAAATCCTTGAAGCCATCGAAGGGGTTATCAACTACAAAGGAATTTACGAAAAGAAACGATTCAACACGGACGGTCAGTATGTCGAGGACGATGATTTTGTAAAAGGAGAACGCGCACCATCCCCCGTTATCATCAAAGAAAACGGCGTCAACTTTGCCGTGCATTTAAACGATGGCGCAATGGTTGGAGTATTCCTTGATCAACGGGAAGTAAGAAAAACCATCCGGGACAAATACGCCAAAGGGAAAACCGTCCTTAATACTTTTTCCTATACAGGAGCATTCTCTGTTTATGCAGCATTAGGCGGTGCCGTCAAAACGACCAGCGTAGACTTGGCTAAACGCAGCCTGCCCAAAACAACCGAGCAATTCAACGTAAATAATATCGACGAAAAAACACAATCGATTCTCGTAGAAGAGGTATTCCATTATTTCAAATACGCGAAAAAGAAAAACCTGAAATTCGATATAGTCATCATGGATCCACCAAGCTTTGCTCGTTCCAAAAAGGTGACATTCCGAGCAGAAAAAGACTACACAAGCTTAGTATCTGATGCCATTGCCATTACCGAAAAGGATGGCCTGATTGTCGCCTCCACCAACGCCGCTACATTCGGCATGGACAATTTCAAAGGCTTTATCGACCAGGCTTTTAAAGAAAACAAAGTAAAATACAAAATCGTAGAGGAGTTCTCCTTGCCAAGCGACTTCGCGACCATCAAGGAGTTTAAGGAAGGGAACTATCTGAAGGTATTGTTTATAAAAAGAATAGGATAG
- a CDS encoding GTP-binding protein, producing the protein MTQENKFISKTYFETFMLDVETKHPVQVLGEAFLAEQNNEVSDLSFIRYAQGEVYFHSKDYESAIYKWENVHNELEPWAKKNIADAYYDLGMLVEAEDIYAKINTDNKTLKIEVALQLFTLYIQREKLENAYKNIKKAIAIDPDYPHVTQTARTFYEEQEDSQHAVELAVNEAMRTGSEAWYDCLKNYIEVGYTREFTPDYFQEVLLKLLEINQRKFEEITAALWNSYENHPMYLEWVKTANHLFMALDRDSEASWTKVEELHQHTYLSLIEGEYLIKELQGIVPDLLGNWLKVSNRSKSLFASAAVMSWNEVFPTALPAHVLADAENRIFHYEHDSIQLSYTVELFKTLINWAKDNHLEVAHQKKWLFSHLSNLNRKNLVVTGTVQNGKTSFINSIIGEKLLGDETVPVFVSSNGDIAEMNEISTTGTSALGDISEHKAGSIIDLKWPSQFLEDEEYSLISTPEFSVDAIENNETMKYIPLSDGLLYILDAQTPFTEDELKVLVKIKERAPEVPVHFVINKMDTAFHEAEAAQIVEEAKHRINEFFPDARVFPYSSLRSASKQHQGLATFMEANFKLRAKAVEERRATKLLQLIRSTLTELLDSRIAMEDNLTNTVEFNEDILSRLSGFINHLHDAESEKIRSITENYRAVTIEMKREAAKTIPRLLRECSSYVKEDSNFKTLHLELNERMNETIRTYMHSDLLPRLRQELQLWLDTSNRELIDSQEFLQEMSGTFNNLYKEEKMHLNCDFKVMEDWRRDINRILSRVEVEKENILNRPSTTQYLLKGAGRLFGSLQQSNQLLFTQYKKYIENERFTDVAQSVVDKFFLEFDLFEKALKADINMFYEAPFTELNKTVEDTEHAIHNANKKLEQMKASPERYYDPLKLFEARLLQYEFMVKACEENEMLPTH; encoded by the coding sequence ATGACACAGGAAAACAAATTTATTAGCAAAACGTATTTTGAAACTTTTATGCTGGATGTGGAGACAAAGCATCCTGTTCAAGTGCTTGGAGAAGCCTTCCTGGCAGAGCAGAACAACGAGGTGTCAGATCTCTCGTTTATTCGGTATGCGCAAGGAGAAGTATATTTTCATAGCAAAGATTACGAGAGTGCTATATACAAGTGGGAGAATGTTCACAATGAATTGGAACCTTGGGCGAAGAAAAATATTGCAGATGCATACTATGATTTAGGAATGTTAGTAGAAGCGGAAGATATCTACGCCAAAATTAATACAGATAATAAAACACTTAAAATAGAAGTGGCCCTTCAGCTATTCACTTTATATATTCAGCGTGAAAAACTGGAAAATGCCTATAAAAATATTAAGAAAGCAATTGCGATCGATCCAGATTATCCGCATGTCACACAAACTGCCCGCACCTTTTATGAAGAGCAAGAAGACAGTCAACATGCGGTGGAGTTGGCTGTAAATGAGGCAATGAGAACCGGTTCGGAAGCATGGTATGATTGCTTAAAAAATTATATAGAAGTTGGGTATACAAGAGAATTCACTCCTGATTATTTTCAAGAAGTCCTGTTAAAGTTACTTGAGATTAATCAACGGAAATTTGAAGAAATCACAGCAGCGTTATGGAACAGTTACGAAAACCATCCAATGTATTTAGAATGGGTGAAGACGGCAAATCATTTATTCATGGCTTTGGACAGAGATTCGGAGGCCTCTTGGACAAAAGTAGAGGAACTGCATCAACATACCTATTTATCTCTTATTGAGGGAGAATACTTAATCAAAGAACTGCAAGGCATTGTACCGGATCTACTTGGAAACTGGCTGAAAGTATCCAACAGATCTAAATCCCTGTTTGCTTCTGCAGCGGTAATGTCTTGGAATGAAGTATTCCCAACAGCATTACCTGCACATGTATTGGCGGATGCAGAAAACAGAATTTTCCATTATGAGCATGACAGCATCCAATTGAGTTATACGGTCGAGTTGTTCAAGACGCTGATCAATTGGGCAAAAGATAACCACCTTGAAGTGGCGCATCAAAAGAAATGGCTATTCTCGCATCTTAGCAATTTAAACAGAAAAAACCTAGTTGTTACAGGTACCGTTCAAAATGGGAAGACTTCCTTCATCAATTCCATTATTGGCGAAAAGCTTCTTGGGGATGAAACGGTTCCGGTATTTGTTTCTTCCAACGGTGATATTGCAGAGATGAATGAGATTTCCACTACAGGCACTTCTGCTTTAGGGGACATTAGTGAGCACAAAGCAGGGTCCATAATTGACCTTAAATGGCCATCTCAGTTCCTAGAAGATGAGGAATACTCTTTAATCAGCACACCGGAATTCAGCGTAGACGCGATTGAAAACAACGAAACGATGAAATATATCCCGTTATCAGACGGACTATTATACATTTTAGACGCGCAAACACCTTTTACAGAAGATGAACTGAAAGTATTGGTGAAAATTAAAGAGCGCGCGCCGGAAGTGCCGGTACACTTTGTTATTAATAAAATGGATACTGCCTTCCACGAAGCAGAAGCAGCACAAATTGTGGAAGAAGCAAAGCATCGTATTAACGAATTCTTCCCGGATGCAAGAGTATTCCCTTACTCCTCCCTTCGTTCGGCAAGCAAGCAACACCAAGGGTTGGCAACTTTCATGGAGGCCAATTTCAAACTGCGTGCAAAAGCAGTGGAAGAACGCCGCGCAACCAAGTTGTTGCAACTGATTCGTTCTACCTTAACAGAATTGCTGGACAGCCGAATTGCGATGGAAGATAACCTGACCAACACGGTGGAGTTCAATGAGGATATCCTAAGCAGGCTAAGTGGTTTTATCAATCACCTGCATGATGCGGAATCCGAAAAGATTCGCAGCATCACAGAAAATTACCGTGCTGTGACGATCGAAATGAAAAGAGAAGCAGCGAAAACCATTCCTCGTCTGCTTAGAGAATGCTCTAGCTATGTGAAGGAAGACAGCAACTTTAAAACACTGCATCTTGAATTGAATGAACGCATGAATGAAACGATTCGCACATATATGCATTCCGACCTGTTGCCTCGTTTGCGTCAGGAACTTCAATTATGGCTCGATACATCCAACCGTGAACTGATTGACAGCCAAGAATTTTTGCAGGAAATGAGTGGCACATTTAACAATCTATACAAAGAAGAGAAGATGCACCTGAACTGTGACTTTAAGGTCATGGAAGACTGGCGTCGAGACATTAACAGAATCCTAAGCAGAGTGGAAGTGGAAAAGGAAAACATCCTAAACCGCCCGAGCACCACTCAATACTTGCTAAAAGGTGCAGGCCGCCTGTTCGGTTCCTTGCAGCAGAGCAATCAACTGCTCTTCACTCAGTATAAAAAATATATCGAAAACGAACGCTTCACAGATGTGGCGCAATCCGTCGTGGATAAGTTCTTCCTAGAATTCGACCTGTTTGAAAAGGCCCTAAAAGCCGACATCAACATGTTCTACGAAGCACCATTCACAGAACTGAACAAAACCGTGGAAGACACAGAACACGCCATCCACAACGCCAACAAAAAACTAGAACAAATGAAAGCAAGCCCAGAACGCTACTACGACCCACTGAAACTATTCGAAGCACGCCTGCTCCAATACGAATTCATGGTCAAAGCATGCGAAGAGAATGAAATGTTGCCAACGCACTAA